Part of the Vagococcus teuberi genome, GGCATCCTACCCTTCGTGAAGTTGCCAAAGAAGTTGAGTTACCTTTATCAGAAGAAGATATTGAACTAGGTAAACGTATGCAAGAGTTTCTAAAAAACAGTCAAGACCCAGAACTTGCAGAAAAGTACAAACTGCGTGGTGGTGTTGGACTTGCCGCACCACAATTAAATATTTCAAAACGCATTATTGCAATTGAAATTCCTAGTCAGTCAGAAGAAGATACTGAACCACTTTTAAGCACTGTCATGTATAATCCCAAAATAGTAAGTCACTCAGTTCAACAAGCCGCTCTTGAAGAAGGAGAAGGTTGTTTATCTGTTGACAGACCCGTACCAGGTTACGTTATTAGGAACGCACGAATTACAGTTACTTATCATGATATAAATGGTGAAGAACATAAAATTCGTTTGAAAAATTATATGGCCATTGTGGTACAACATGAGATTGATCATATCAATGGTATTATGTTCTACGATCATATTAATGAAGAACATCCAAATTATGCACCAGATGATGTTATTTTTATCCAATAAAAAGCTTGTCATACAAATTGTATGACAAGCTTTTTTTGTTCTACTCGATTAATCTAAATAGTCAACAGATTCATCTTTGTTCAACCAAGAATAAGTTAACCCAATAACCAATCCTCCACCAATAAAGTTACCAATGAAAGTAAAAATCAAATTGGTCGCTACTGCACCAACCGTCATTCCAGCAATTACCCCGCCTGATGAAAAATATGCTAATGGGAAGTAAATAAAATTGGCGATAACGTGCTCGAATCCTAAGAAGGTAAAAATAAAAATAACTAGAATGATACCAAATAATCGACCCACATCATCTTTTAATTTCATCGACATCAAAACAGCCAGGTTAACAATCACATTGGCAAAAATCCCTTCTATTAATGTTTGAAGGATTCCCTTTTCAAATTTCCCCTCAACCAGATGCGTTAAAAAATTATCTGCTGGTAATCCTTTAAAAGATCCTGTAAGAGATAACATATAAGCAATAACGAGTGCACCGATTAAATTAAACAGCACACAAACTAGCAATATTTTTAACGCACGACTTGGTGCTAATTTCTTTCGGTAAGTCGCAACTGTCATATACATCATGTTAGATGTTCCAAGTTCTGCATTAAGAAAAATGATTAAAGCTAATCCCAAACCAAATGCCATCGCGTATAAAGCTTTTCCCGCTGCTGGGTCTGTAAATTTCAATCCTAATCCTATTGCAATCGCTGATCCTAAGCTCAGATATAGTGTTGCTAATATCGAACGCATCGCGTATTTCCCAAAATGTTTTTGGATTAATTCATCTTTTTTTTCGATGGACGCATCTAGTTTGGCCATCAATTCTGAATGTTGTGCCATTGTCTTATTCCTTCCTTTGATAACATTGTTATTTTTTGAACAAACTTTTATTTACAGTAGATACTATATCTTAAAAACTCGTCCAAATCTACTAAAAGTTTAATAAAAATGTGGATAAAATACGTCAAATTTTTCTATTTAAACTTTTCTACAAAATATCAATTAATTCTTGTCTTTTCAAAATTGATAAAGTATAATGGAATTTGTGTAAAATAATGCAGCTAGAAAATAAGTAGCACGTTTATTAGTTTATTGCCTTTATGGGTTCAATTGCGTAACCGCGGCTGCAAAGGTGAAGATTGAAGAATAAACTAAGCGTCTATTAATATTTTCAAGAAATTAT contains:
- a CDS encoding formate/nitrite transporter family protein; translation: MAQHSELMAKLDASIEKKDELIQKHFGKYAMRSILATLYLSLGSAIAIGLGLKFTDPAAGKALYAMAFGLGLALIIFLNAELGTSNMMYMTVATYRKKLAPSRALKILLVCVLFNLIGALVIAYMLSLTGSFKGLPADNFLTHLVEGKFEKGILQTLIEGIFANVIVNLAVLMSMKLKDDVGRLFGIILVIFIFTFLGFEHVIANFIYFPLAYFSSGGVIAGMTVGAVATNLIFTFIGNFIGGGLVIGLTYSWLNKDESVDYLD
- the def gene encoding peptide deformylase; translation: MITMDDIIREGHPTLREVAKEVELPLSEEDIELGKRMQEFLKNSQDPELAEKYKLRGGVGLAAPQLNISKRIIAIEIPSQSEEDTEPLLSTVMYNPKIVSHSVQQAALEEGEGCLSVDRPVPGYVIRNARITVTYHDINGEEHKIRLKNYMAIVVQHEIDHINGIMFYDHINEEHPNYAPDDVIFIQ